A portion of the Cydia fagiglandana chromosome 7, ilCydFagi1.1, whole genome shotgun sequence genome contains these proteins:
- the LOC134666213 gene encoding histidine-rich glycoprotein-like encodes MIRVPKVICLAAAVLVVAAQDGHEHKIAHSSQYITRHDGPVLKAYIKEHKTEQSHEHKHEHGQENSHEHKHEHSLEHWHELKHEDNHEHKHEHGHEHWHEQKHEHGHEHWREEKHEHLQEHKHKHGLEHWHEHKHGHGHEQSHEHKHEHKHEPAQSSQHISKHDGHAEVVTIKDHHGHEKHVDYYTHPKYEFKYEVEDKHTGDHKTQHEHRDGDVVKGFYSLLEPDGSLRDVHYHSDKKTGFHADIKHSTHHIVPEHHHHH; translated from the exons ATGATACGAGTACCAAAG GTAATATGTTTAGCTGCTGCGGTTCTAGTAGTGGCAGCACAAGATGGGCACGAGCATAAAATTGCGCATTCCTCTCAGTACATAACACGCCACGACGGCCCAGTGCTAAAGGCGTATATAAAAGAGCATAAGACCGAGCAAAGCCATGAACACAAACATGAGCATGGGCAAGAGAATAGTCACGAGCATAAGCATGAGCACAGCCTTGAGCACTGGCACGAGCTGAAACATGAAGATAATCATGAACACAAGCATGAACATGGACACGAGCACTGGCATGAGCAGAAACATGAACATGGACACGAACATTGGCGCGAGGAGAAACATGAGCACCTCCAAGAACACAAGCATAAGCATGGGCTCGAGCATTGGCATGAACACAAACATGGACACGGACATGAGCAAAGCCACGAGCACAAACATGAGCACAAACATGAACCCGCCCAATCCTCGCAGCATATCTCCAAGCACGACGGACATGCGGAGGTGGTCACCATCAAGGATCATCACGGACACGAGAAGCATGTTGACTACTAC ACACATCCCAAGTACGAGTTCAAGTACGAGGTGGAGGACAAGCACACGGGCGACCACAAGACGCAGCACGAGCACCGCGACGGCGACGTCGTCAAGGGCTTCTACAGCCTGCTCGAGCCCGACGGCTCCCTCAGGGACGTGCACTACCATAGTGATAAAAAGACCGG tttCCATGCTGACATCAAACACAGCACCCACCACATTGTTCCTGAGCACCATCACCACCATTAA
- the LOC134666214 gene encoding histidine-rich glycoprotein-like, with amino-acid sequence MIQIIFIAAILTVAAAQHWHEHKIAHSSQHISRHDGPAVKVTIHAHKDEHGHEHWHEQKHEEHGHEHWHEQVHEHKHVHSHEHKHWHELKHEHSHEHDHGHEHKHEHEHKHSHEHKHEQKHEHKHEPAHSSQHISKHDGHAEVVTIKDHHGHEIHVDYYTHPKYEFKYAVEDKHTGDHKTQHEHRDGDVVKGFYSLHEPDGSLRDVHYHSDKKTGFHADVKHSTHHIVPEHHHHH; translated from the exons ATGATtcag ATTATATTTATAGCTGCAATTTTGACTGTGGCAGCAGCACAACATTGGCATGAGCATAAAATTGCGCATTCATCCCAACATATCTCGCGCCACGATGGCCCTGCTGTAAAGGTAACGATACACGCCCATAAAGATGAACATGGACATGAGCACTGGCACGAGCAGAAACATGAAGAGCACGGCCATGAGCACTGGCATGAACAAGTCCATGAGCACAAGCATGTGCATAGCCATGAGCACAAGCACTGGCACGAACTGAAACATGAGCATAGCCACGAACATGACCATGGGCACGAGCATAAACATGAGCATGAACACAAGCATAGCCATGAGCATAAACATGAGCAGAAGCACGAGCACAAACATGAACCAGCGCACTCCTCGCAGCACATATCTAAGCACGATGGACACGCGGAGGTAGTTACTATCAAGGATCATCATGGGCACGAAATACACGTCGATTACTAC ACACACCCCAAGTACGAGTTCAAGTACGCGGTGGAGGACAAACACACGGGCGACCACAAGACGCAGCACGAGCACCGCGACGGCGACGTCGTCAAGGGCTTCTACAGCCTGCACGAGCCCGACGGCTCCCTCAGGGACGTGCACTACCACAGTGACAAAAAGACCGG ttttcACGCTGACGTCAAGCACAGCACCCACCACATTGTTCCCGAGCACCATCACCATCACTAA